From the genome of Aspergillus fumigatus Af293 chromosome 1, whole genome shotgun sequence, one region includes:
- a CDS encoding putative ATP-dependent Clp protease: MCRNLSFSFLDSSVLPFTAFSDLHGAIFLGRVTSCDGPSDTVGRYITHVLRGKLSIPIILSASSSLLRQISRAKLASDFTNQPWSSIYEAGLPTAGPLGSTPAFGAPRITPKTLKQYLDQFVVGQDRAKKILSVAVFNHYQRVQELQRREEEKAELLARQARREALEHHPAEDEFPGQQRTVHLPTSPKSTTSNEALLSDSSPLQLEKSNILLLGPSGVGKTLMAKTLARVLSVPFSISDCTPFTQAGYIGEDAEVCVHRLLAAANYDVEQAERGIIVLDEVDKIAAAKVSHGKDVSGEGVQQALLKIIEGTTVQVQAKQERNAHRTSGTPSSYPSNNPFGNSPFSQSPTGNAPQKGEIYNVRTDNILFIFSGAFVGLHKVIMDRISHGSMGFGQPVRSQSSPTHRPGDPLATTPNQPVPILPGSEEEALYKKHLPFFTAASPTSPDGEPPYFNALDLLNPTDLQNYGFIPELIGRIPVTAALSALSQPLLVRILTEPRNSLLAQYTTLFSLSGIELRFTTPALHKVAANAFAMGTGARALRTEMENILSDAMFETPGSSVKFVLITEAVADRKERPIYLSRGQGGRFHSLIAAEESKWEEKVRREKGEKEKRTKGQGSENQPSIASFREYRTRAAGF; this comes from the exons ATGTGTAGGAacctttccttttccttcttggacTCATCTGTGCTGCCTTTCACTGCCTTTTCAGACTTGCATGGAGCCATCTTCTTGGGTAGAGTGACCAGCTGTGACGGCCCGTCGGATACCGTCGGCCGATATATCACTCACGTGCTGCGGGGAAAGCTATCAATCCCCATCATCTTATCAgcgtcatcctcgctgcTTCGCCAGATTTCAAGGGCTAAACTTGC ATCGGATTTTACAAACCAGCCCTGGTCTAGCATCTATGAAGCTGGGTTACCAACCGCTGGCCCTCTGGGGTCCACTCCAGCGTTTGGAGCTCCTCGCATAACACCCAAGACCTTGAAACAATATTTAGATCAGTTTGTGGTTGGACAAGATCGAGCAAAGAAAATTCTCAGTGTCGCTGTATTCAACCATTACCAGCGAGTGCAAGAGCTTCAGCgaagggaggaagagaaggcgGAATTGCTAGCAAGGCAAGCCCGGAGAGAAGCATTGGAGCATCATCCTGCAGAGG ACGAGTTTCCAGGACAGCAACGCACCGTTCATTTACCCACTAGTCCCAAGTCGACGACGTCCAATGAAGCACTTCTTAGCGATTCGTCTCCACTTCAATTGGAGAAATCCAACATCCTCCTACTGGGACCATCGGGGGTGGGCAAGACACTGATGGCCAAAACGCTTGCAAGAGTTCTCTCGGTTCCATTCAGCATATCTGACTGTACGCCGTTCACGCAGGCAGGATATATCGGAGAGGACGCCGAGGTATGTGTTCACCGGCTCCTCGCGGCTGCGAACTACGACGTGGAGCAGGCCGAGCGGGGGATTATCGTGCTGGATGAAGTGGACAAAATAGCGGCCGCAAAAGTCAGTCATGGGAAAGATGTCAGTGGGGAAGGAGTGCAGCAGGCACTGCTTAAAATAATCGAGGGCACAACAGTCCAAGTTCAAGCGAAGCAGGAGAGAAATGCTCACAGAACAAGTGGCACCCCGAGCTCATATCCATCAAACAACCCTTTCGGAAATTCGCCGTTCTCGCAATCTCCTACAGGCAACGCCCCCCAGAAAGGGGAAATATACAATGTGCGCACTGATAACATTCTGTTTATATTCTCAGGTGCATTTGTGGGGCTTCATAAGGTCATCATGGACCGCATATCACACGGGTCAATGGGATTCGGCCAACCTGTCCGCTCACAGTCGAGTCCAACCCATCGACCCGGAGATCCGCTCGCCACTACACCCAACCAGCCTGTTCCCATCTTACCGGGatccgaagaggaagctctGTACAAGAAACACCTGCCATTCTTCACAGCAGCTTCACCCACATCACCAGACGGTGAACCACCCTATTTCAACGCCCTGGACCTCCTCAACCCCACAGATCTGCAAAACTACGGCTTCATTCCAGAATTAATAGGCCGTATCCCGGTCACTGCTGCACTATCAGCCCTCTCTCAACCCTTACTTGTCCGGATTCTAACAGAACCCCGAAACTCACTGCTTGCGCAATACACCactctcttctccctctcgGGCATCGAGCTTCGCTTCACAACCCCGGCCCTGCACAAGGTCGCTGCCAATGCCTTTGCAATGGGAACTGGGGCACGCGCCCTCCGCACGGAGATGGAAAATATTCTAAGCGATGCCATGTTCGAGACACCTGGTTCAAGTGTCAAGTTTGTGCTCATTACGGAGGCTGTAGCAGATCGTAAGGAGAGACCGATATACCTTTCCCGAGGCCAGGGTGGCCGTTTTCATTCCTTGATTGCAGCCGAGGAGAGCAagtgggaggagaaggtgcggagggagaaaggcgagaaagagaagagaacaaAGGGTCAAGGGTCTGAGAATCAACCTAGTATTGCCAGTTTTCGAGAGTACCGGACTCGTGCAGCAGGATTTTAG
- a CDS encoding FAM207/SLX9 family protein yields MDKGGFGARECGSSCPDSESAARVLREIEISQVDSVQFFGRHEKYFTIYVAVCYLKAPIRPNKKSTAATNKLSGGKGAVPSTKSAYFEDDFRTTKRDKRIIKHASFVSKIEKSSQKTPKRRRASKKLVANLESLADALPETETEKNDSSSQVNIIKQKTLQHKPGAMKRRQKLEKVERDRFAKNMAQMATIQTNVQPVAETQNEASSISNRWAALRNFISQTMEQQPAFKAKP; encoded by the exons ATGGACAAGGGCGGGTTTGGTGCCCGTGAATGTGGATCTTCTTGTCCCGATTCCGAGTCGGCGGCTAGGGTGCTAAGGGAAATCGAAATTTCGCAAGTCGATAGTGTTCAATTTTTCGGTCGGCATGAAAAGTACTTTACTATCTATGTAGCC GTATGCTACCTCAAGGCTCCCATCCGCCCGAACAAGAAGTCAACCGCCGCCACCAACAAACTCTCTGGCGGAAAAGGTGCCGTTCCATCCACCAAGTCGGCTTATTTTGAAGACGACTTTCGCACAACGAAAAGAGATAAGCGTATAATCAAGCATGCCAGCTTCGTATCAAAGATTGAGAAAAGCTCCCAAAAGACCCCCAAACGGCGTCGCGCATCAAAGAAGCTCGTTGCCAATCTCGAGTCGCTTGCCGATGCCTTGCCTGAAACAGAAACGGAGAAAAATGATTCCAGCAGTCAAGTGAacatcatcaagcagaaaaCTTTGCAGCATAAGCCAGGTGCGATGAAACGCAGACAGAAGCTAGAGAAGGTGGAACGGGATCGCTTCGCAAAGAACATGGCTCAGATGGCGACAATTCAGACGAATGTGCAACCCGTTGCAGAGACTCAAAATGAAGCCAGCTCCATTTCGAATCGGTGGGCAGCATTGCGAAATTTTATCTCACAGACAATGGAGCAGCAGCCCGCTTTCAAGGCGAAGCCATGA
- a CDS encoding glycerol-3-phosphate dehydrogenase family protein produces MLSPARLLSCRTCFPESRATAVLPRSPASQFLTTRIIRKISPLSISSRAFKPLTLSSARFMSGSSIRFTFNNTVEASKMGSLSPHLRKHKVAVVGSGNWGTAIAKIVAENTASNDSLFERDVEMWVFEEKVEIPKNSRHYDPSSPLCQGPQNLTEIINKTHENVKYLPGIALPENIHANPSVVDAVKDSTILIFNLPHQFINKTCEQIKGKILPYARGISCIKGVDVTEEGVSLFSETIGKTLGIYCGALSGANIANEVAQEKWCESSIAYDPPHLDSKAPSPNRSPSASTVDVVHFEHKDVSGQLSQVKLQPLPSEYPPIDHTVLKTLFHRPYFHIRVVSDVAGVSLGGALKNIVALAAGWVDGMGWGDNAKAAIMRVGLLEMVKFGEKFFGATIDTRTFTEESAGVADLITSCSGGRNFRCAKLSIERKQPIDKIEETELNGQKLQGTLTAVEVNKFLKKQGLEDEFPLFTAVYRILEGSMSVESIPSYIERKPSSVPDGVDGVKGGGASQAVMARL; encoded by the exons ATGCTGTCTCCAGCACGCCTTTTATCTTGTCGGACCTGCTTTCCTGAGTCTCGTGCCACTGCTGTCTTGCCTCGGTCCCCGGCTTCTCAGTTCCTAACCACTCGAATCATAAGAAAAATTTCGCCTCTGTCGATCAGTTCAAGGGCTTTTAAACCGCTAACTCTCAGTTCTGCTCGGTTCATGTCTGGGAGCAGTATCAGATTCACATTCAACAATACGGTCGAAGCATCCAAGATGGGCTCCCTATCACCGCACCTCCGGAAGCACAAGGTGGCCGTAGTTGGCTCAGGGAACTG GGGTACTGCTATCGCTAAGATTGTCGCTGAGAATACCGCCAGCAACGACTCCCTCTTCGAGAGAGATGTTGAAATGTGGGTATTCGAGGAGAAGGTCGAGATTCCCAAGAATTCCCGGCACTACGACCCATCTTCGCCCTTGTGTCAGGGTCCCCAGAATCTGACCGAGATAATCAATAAGACACATGAAAATGTCAAGTACCTACCCGGAATTGCCCTTCCTGAGAACATCCACGCCAACCCGTCTGTGGTGGATGCTGTGAAAGacagcaccatcctcatcttcaatctcccTCACCAATTCATCAACAAGACCTGTGAACAAATCAAGGGCAAAATTTTACCCTATGCCCGCGGTATTTCCTGTATCAAGGGCGTCGACGTGACCGAGGAGGGCGTCAGTCTGTTTTCCGAAACTATCGGCAAGACCCTAGGAATCTACTGCGGCGCGCTTTCTGGTGCGAACATCGCCAATGAGGTTGCCCAGGAGAAGTGGTGCGAGTCGAGCATCGCTTATGATCCCCCACACCTGGATTCTAAGGCCCCGTCTCCGAATCGATCCCCCTCTGCATCCACTGTGGATGTAGTTCACTTTGAGCACAAGGATGTCTCTGGCCAGCTTTCGCAGGTTAAACTGCAGCCACTACCGTCCGAATATCCGCCAATTGACCACACTGTCCTGAAGACCCTCTTCCATCGCCCCTATTTCCACATTAGGGTAGTGAGTGACGTTGCAGGAGTCTCTCTGGGGGGGGCTTTGAAAAACATTGTTGCTCTCGCTGCGGGATGGGTTGATGGCATGGGCTGGGGTGACAACGCCAAAGCTGCAATCATGCGAGTTGGCCTTCTTGAAATGGTCAAGTTCGGTGAAAAATTCTTTGGTGCCACTATCGACACGAGAACTTTCACCGAGGAGAGCGCAGGTGTTGCCGATTTGATCACAAGCTGCAGCGGTGGGCGTAATTTCCGCTGCGCCAAACTTAGCATTGAGAGGAAGCAGCCCATCGACAAAATCGAGGAAACGGAGCTCAATGGCCAGAAGCTTCAGGGTACTTTGACCGCCGTTGAGGTGAACAAGTTTCTGAAAAAGCAAGGTCTTGAGGACGAGTTTCCTTTGTTCACTGCAGTTTATC GCATTCTTGAGGGCTCCATGTCTGTTGAGTCTATTCCATCTTATATTGAGCG CAAACCGAGTTCTGTACCTGACGGAGTGGATGGAGTTAAAGGTGGTGGCGCCAGTCAGGCTGTCATGGCCAGGTTATGA
- a CDS encoding putative glycogen debranching enzyme Gdb1: protein MASPQQVYLLPLKDDGSPDVPGGYIYLPPPSDPAYLLRFVIEGSSSICREGTLWVNIPEAGKPFDRSAFRSFRLEPDFNKNIQLDVPVTCSGSFVFYTTFTPLPQFSVDPVPTPEPARTPDYYVDVAPRLTLRGKDLPLNALSIFSVLSKFMGKYPTDWDRHLNGISQRNYNMVHFTPLMKRGASNSPYSIFDQLQFDDGAFPNGEVDVAQMISKMEKEYGLLSLTDVVWNHTAHNSKWLEEHPEAGYSVETAPWLEAALELDTALLKFGRDLEELGLPTEFKTVNDLLAVMTALQEKVISGIRLWEYYVIDVTANAGHILENWKASELKHSASKKYAEVDISGFKDRPLKQQADLIRQHAIPTIKQVLGRFGRALDPEFGSLVLTAMFGKYDSSNSDIASIEKALVTILDEVNVPFYEEYNADVSEIMNQLFNRIKYIRIDDHGPKLGPVTDENPLIETYFTRLPLNDITKKHSPKALALVNNGWIWNADAMRDNAGPESKAYLRREVIVWGDCVKLRYGSSPEDNPFLWDYMAKYTRLMAKHFSGFRIDNCHSTPLAVAEYLLDEARKVRPNLTVFAELFTGSEEADYIFVKRLGINALIREAMQAWSTGELSRLVHRHGGHPIGSFDVELPSAGSSHAIASAGVNQNQEKISHIRPCPVQALFMDCTHDNETPAQKRDARDTLPNAALVSMCASAVGSVMGYDEIYPKLVDLVHEKRLYFSEFSQSAEVRHDCERGGIGGVKKLLNELHAMMGVEGYDETHIHHDGEYITVHRVHPKTRRGIFLIAHTAFPGHSTNAVLAPTHLVGTQAKHIGTWNLEVDASDSMRAVILSDKDHLRGLPSRIRKFEGTKAEQQGDDTVISVLDTFAPGSIALFETSIAKAEHAAGLENNITEGVDEAFAELSLVDLNFVLYRCDAEERDLSGGQDGVYNVPNHGPLVYAGLQGWWSVLEDIIKYNALGHPLCDHLRHGHWALDFIVGRMERAAKKEGYTALEKPAKWLHEKFQAVRDLPSFLLPRYFGIIIQVAYNAAWKRGIQLLGPDVRQGQEFIHQLGMVSVQVTGLVKSASLWPTKTVPSLAAGLPHFAVDWARCWGRDIFISLRGLFLCTGRFDDAKEHILAFASVLKHGMIPNLLSSGKLPRYNSRDSVWFFLQAIQDYTKMAPNGIEILNETVARRFVPYDDTWFAYDDPRAYSKHSTISEVIQEVLQRHAHGLSFREYNAGPDLDMQMKPEGFQIDVKVDWETGIIFGGSQHNCGTWQDKMGESGKAGNKGVPGTPRDGAAIEITGLLYSALTWVARLHERGLYPHDKVDIAEGRSITFKEWAAKIKQNFERCYYVPESPEEDGQYDVDPSVVNRRGIYKDLYKSGKPYEDYQLRANFPIAMTVSPDLFTPSKALGALALADSVIVGPIGVATLDPSDLNYNPNYNNSEDSDNFATAKGRNYHQGPEWVWQRGFFLRAFLHFDLERRKTAEERTEAYQQVTRRLEGCKRALRESPWKGLTELTNKNGAHCADSVRCLPYLLYFHTRKLMQFCYSVPLSHGRQVAYLTYIMTPPDMEFCERSFDIDDLLKRIGYTVCIFKVDKVMISVYHRRYSQSHTFISFMEVVHYLCA from the exons ATGGCCTCTCCGCAGCAGGTTTACTTGCTCCCTTTGAAAGATGATGGCTCTCCAGATGTGCCTGGGGGATACATATATCTCCCACCGCCCAGTGATCCTGCATATCTATTGCGTTTCGTGATCGAGGGAAGCAGTTCCATTTGCAGGGAAGGAACACTATGGGTGAACATTCCTGAGGCTGGCAAGCCATTTGATCGCTCGGCATTTCGGAGCTTCAG ATTGGAGCCAGATTTCAACAAGAATATTCAATTAGATGTTCCTGTTACCTGTTCTGGATCCTTTGTGTTCTATACCACATTCACACCCCTACCTCAATTCTCTGTCGACCCTGTTCCGACCCCTGAACCAGCAAGAACACCTGATTACTACGTCGATGTCGCACCTAGGTTGACCCTTCGTGGTAAAGATTTGCCTCTCAATGCGCTCTCTATATTCTCCGTGTTGTCGAAATTTATGGGCAAATATCCCACGGATTGGGACAGACACTTGAATGGTATCAGCCAGCGCAACTACAACATGGTGCATTTTACACCGTTGATGAAACGCGGAGCTTCAAATTCTCCATACAGTATCTTTGACCAGTTGCAGTTCGATGACGGTGCTTTTCCCAACGGTGAGGTAGATGTTGCGCAAATGATCTCGAAAATGGAGAAGGAATATGGACTTTTGTCACTGACCGATGTTGTGTGGAATCACACTGCTCATAATAGCAAGTGGCTCGAGGAGCATCCTGAGGCTGGTTATAGCGTGGAGACTGCACCATGGCTTGAGGCAGCTTTAGAATTGGATACCGCCCTATTGAAGTTCGGTCGGGACCTTGAGGAACTAGGGTTGCCCACTGAATTTAAGACCGTGAATGACTTGCTAGCTGTCATGACCGCACTACAAGAGAAGGTAATCAGTGGCATCCGTCTCTGGGAGTACTATGTCATTGATGTCACAGCAAACGCTGGGCATATCCTAGAGAACTGGAAAGCTTCTGAATTGAAACACTCCGCGTCCAAGAAATATGCGGAAGTGGATATCAGCGGATTCAAAGATAGGCCTCTGAAGCAGCAGGCAGATCTCATACGTCAACATGCCATTCCCACAATCAAGCAGGTTTTGGGACGGTTCGGCAGAGCGCTTGACCCTGAATTCGGGTCTCTGGTCTTGACTGCTATGTTCGGGAAGTATGACTCTTCAAACTCCGATATTGCCTCGATTGAGAAGGCGCTGGTAACTATACTGGATGAGGTCAATGTGCCATTCTACGAGGAGTACAATGCAGACGTCTCTGAAATCATGAATCAACTGTTTAACCGAATCAAGTACATCAGGATTGACGATCACGGTCCGAAACTTGGGCCTGTCACGGACGAAAATCCTTTGATTGAAACTTACTTTACCAGGTTACCTCTCAATGATATCACAAAGAAGCATAGTCCCAAAGCACTAGCCCTTGTGAACAACGGCTGGATCTGGAATGCGGATGCTATGCGTGATAATGCTGGTCCTGAATCAAAAGCCTATTTGCGTCGTGAAGTCATTGTTTGGGGCGATTGTGTCAAGCTCAGATATGGCTCATCTCCTGAGGATAATCCTTTCCTTTGGGACTATATGGCCAAGTACACCCGCCTTATGGCCAAACACTTCTCCGGCTTCCGGATCGATAACTGCCACTCAACGCCACTGGCAGTTGCAGAATATCTGTTGGACGAGGCGCGTAAAGTCCGACCAAATCTTACAGTCTTTGCCGAGCTCTTTACGGGGTCCGAAGAAGCGGACTACATCTTCGTTAAGCGGCTTGGTATAAATGCTTTGATTCGTGAGGCTATGCAAGCCTGGAGTACTGGCGAGCTAAGTCGGTTGGTCCATCGTCATGGCGGGCACCCCATAGGCAGTTTCGATGTTGAGCTGCCGTCAGCGGGAAGCAGTCATGCAATTGCCTCCGCCGGGGTCAACCAAAACCAGGAAAAGATTTCTCATATTCGTCCCTGTCCTGTTCAAGCACTTTTCATGGATTGTACACATGACAACGAAACACCAGCACAGAAACGTGATGCAAGAGACACGTTGCCCAATGCTGCTCTGGTTTCGATGTGCGCCTCTGCCGTCGGAAGCGTCATGGGCTATGACGAGATATATCCCAAACTCGTGGACCTTGTTCACGAAAAGCGGCTATACTTTTCGGAGTTCTCGCAATCGGCCGAGGTTCGTCATGACTGCGAAAGAGGCGGAATTGGGGGTGTCAAGAAGCTGTTGAATGAACTTCACGCGATGATGGGAGTGGAGGGATATGATGAAACGCATATCCACCATGACGGAGAATACATCACCGTTCACAGAGTGCATCCCAAAACGCGCAGAGGAATTTTCCTGATCGCTCACACTGCTTTCCCAGGACATAGTACTAATGCGGTTCTTGCGCCCACTCATCTCGTTGGAACGCAGGCCAAGCACATCGGAACGTGGAACCTGGAAGTAGACGCAAGCGATAGCATGAGAGCAGTAATCCTATCGGACAAAGATCACCTGCGAGGACTGCCTAGTCGAATTCGGAAATTCGAAGGCACAAAGGCCGAACAGCAAGGCGATGATACCGTTATTTCAGTTCTCGATACGTTCGCTCCAGGATCTATCGCACTCTTTGAGACATCCATCGCCAAGGCTGAGCATGCAGCAGGTTTGGAGAATAACATCACTGAGGGAGTAGACGAAGCTTTTGCAGAGCTTAGTCTGGTCGATCTCAATTTCGTCCTTTACCGCTGTGACGCGGAAGAAAGGGATTTGAGCGGTGGCCAGGACGGGGTTTACAACGTCCCCAACCATGGACCGTTGGTCTACGCTGGTCTTCAGGGATGGTGGAGCGTCTTGGAAGATATCATCAAGTACAACGCACTAGGCCATCCACTTTGCGACCATCTCCGTCACGGCCACTGGGCCCTAGATTTCATCGTCGGGCGCATGGAGAGAGCCGCAAAGAAGGAAGGATACACTGCACTGGAGAAGCCTGCTAAATGGTTGCACGAGAAGTTTCAGGCAGTCCGTGATTTACCAAGCTTTCTGTTACCGAGGTACTTCGGTATCATTATCCAGGTAGCATACAATGCTGCTTGGAAGCGTGGCATTCAGCTGCTGGGGCCCGATGTTCGGCAGGGACAGGAGTTCATCCATCAATTGGGCATGGTTAGTGTGCAGGTAACTGGCCTTGTGAAATCCGCATCTCTTTGGCCTACAAAGACTGTCCCCAGCCTTGCAGCTGGTCTTCCGCATTTTGCAGTGGATTGGGCGAGATGCTGGGGCCGTGACATCTTCATATCCCTTCGTGGCCTCTTTCTTTGCACCGGCCGTTTTGATGACGCCAAGGAGCATATCCTAGCATTTGCCAGCGTGCTCAAACACGGCATGATCCCGAATCTCCTAAGTAGTGGGAAGTTACCCCGGTACAACTCCCGGGATTCCGTGTGGTTCTTCCTCCAGGCCATCCAAGACTACACCAAGATGGCACCCAACGGCATTGAGATCTTGAACGAGACGGTTGCCAGACGTTTTGTGCCTTATGACGATACCTGGTTTGCGTATGATGACCCTAGGGCATATTCAAAGCATTCGACTATTTCGGAGGTTATTCAAGAAGTGCTCCAACGACACGCGCATGGATTGTCATTCCGAGAGTACAACGCTGGGCCCGATCTCGACATGCAAATGAAGCCGGAAGGCTTTCAGATCGATGTCAAAGTCGACTGGGAGACGGGAATAATCTTCGGTGGTAGTCAACACAACTGCGGTACGTGGCAAGACAAGATGGGAGAAAGCGGAAAGGCGGGAAACAAGGGCGTGCCTGGTACGCCTCGCGATGGTGCCGCAATCGAGATCACCGGGCTGCTTTATAGCGCTTTGACTTGGGTCGCCCGCTTGCATGAGCGCGGGCTCTACCCACACGATAAGGTTGACATTGCGGAAGGGAGGTCCATTACTTTCAAGGAATGGGCGGCGAAGATCAAGCAGAACTTTGAACGCTGTTACTATGTCCCAGAAAGCCCCGAGGAAGATGGTCAGTATGATGTTGACCCCAGCGTAGTCAATCGCCGGGGTATCTACAAGGATCTATACAAATCCGGCAAGCCATATGAGGACTATCAGCTCCGCGCCAATTTCCCCATTGCCATGACCGTGTCTCCAGACCTTTTTACGCCGTCAAAAGCGTTGGGAGCTCTGGCTCTCGCAGACTCTGTCATTGTCGGCCCCATCGGTGTCGCTACTTTGGATCCATCCGATCTCAACTATAATCCAAATTACAACAACTCGGAAGACTCGGACAATTTCGCGACTGCCAAGGGTAGGAACTACCACCAAGGACCCGAATGGGTCTGGCAGCGGGGATTCTTCCTTCGTGCTTTCCTGCACTTTGATCTTGAGCGCCGGAAGACAGCAGAGGAACGGACGGAGGCGTATCAGCAAGTGACTCGACGCCTAGAGGGTTGCAAGCGCGCGCTGAGAGAGAGTCCATGGAAGGGCCTCACAGAGCTTACAAACAAGAATGGGGCTCACTGTGCAGACTCTGTAAGATGCTTACCCTACTTGCTGTACTTCCATACGAGAAAGCTGATGCAATTCTGCTATAGTGTCCCACTCAGTCATGGTCGGCAGGTTGCTTACTTGACCTATATTATGACGCCTCCAGACATGGAATTTTGTGAGAGAAGCTTTGATATTGATGatttgttgaagaggattGGATATACCGTTTGCATATTTAAAGTAGATAAAGTTATGATATCCGTATACCATAGAAGATACTCTCAGTCCCATACGTTTATCTCATTCATGGAAGTTGTGCACTATTTGTGTGCATAG